From one Paractinoplanes brasiliensis genomic stretch:
- a CDS encoding phenylacetate--CoA ligase family protein, whose product METTLTERLDLTLRAAARSPFYARRGVPASRDELAGYPLTTKQDLRDAYPFGLLAVDRAELATYHESSGSSGMPTASYYTPGDWDDLVERYARKHVGIRADDIFLVRTPYALMITGHLAHAAARSRGATVVPADNRSLAMPYAKVVRVLHDLGVTLTWSLATDTLIWAAAARLKGLKPDKDFPALRALFVGGDPIGPAKKARIAETWNAPVVEEYGATETGSLAGECPYGKLHLWADRALFEVHDPVTGRTTPTGRGQLVVTPLYREAMPLLRYNLEDAVEVSASDCSCGWGLPVVRVLGRSAWTVHTGAADLSQGDIEDLVFGLPAEYEVMFWRARASSSSLRVQIEVPSPYAGPAARHLREALGEAYGIAAVVEALPPGTLVPERLLTAEPEVMKPRGLFREGEDWNKALEYY is encoded by the coding sequence ATGGAAACAACCCTGACCGAGCGCCTGGACCTGACCCTGCGGGCCGCCGCGCGCTCACCGTTCTACGCCCGGCGTGGTGTGCCGGCCTCCCGTGACGAGCTGGCCGGCTATCCGCTCACCACCAAACAGGACCTGCGCGACGCGTACCCGTTCGGGCTGCTCGCCGTCGACCGGGCCGAGCTGGCCACCTATCACGAGTCGAGCGGCAGCAGCGGGATGCCGACCGCCTCGTACTACACCCCGGGCGACTGGGACGACCTGGTCGAGCGGTACGCGCGTAAGCACGTCGGGATCCGCGCCGACGACATCTTCCTGGTCCGGACCCCGTACGCGCTGATGATCACCGGTCATCTGGCGCACGCGGCCGCCCGGTCCCGCGGCGCGACAGTGGTGCCCGCCGACAACCGCTCGCTGGCCATGCCGTACGCGAAAGTGGTTCGGGTTCTGCACGACCTCGGCGTGACCCTGACCTGGTCGCTGGCCACCGACACGCTGATCTGGGCGGCCGCCGCGCGGCTCAAGGGGCTGAAACCGGACAAGGACTTCCCGGCCCTGCGCGCGCTGTTCGTGGGCGGGGACCCGATCGGCCCGGCCAAGAAGGCGCGGATAGCCGAGACCTGGAACGCGCCCGTGGTCGAGGAGTACGGCGCGACAGAGACGGGAAGCCTGGCCGGCGAATGCCCGTACGGGAAACTGCACCTCTGGGCCGATCGCGCGCTGTTCGAAGTGCACGACCCGGTCACCGGCAGGACCACGCCGACCGGGCGCGGGCAGCTGGTGGTGACCCCGCTCTACCGCGAAGCCATGCCGCTGCTGCGCTACAACCTCGAGGACGCCGTCGAGGTGTCCGCATCGGACTGCTCGTGCGGGTGGGGGTTGCCGGTGGTCCGGGTGCTGGGGCGTTCGGCCTGGACCGTGCACACCGGCGCGGCCGACCTCAGCCAGGGTGACATCGAGGACCTGGTGTTCGGCCTGCCCGCGGAGTACGAGGTGATGTTCTGGCGTGCCCGCGCCTCGTCGTCCTCTTTGCGGGTGCAGATCGAAGTGCCTTCCCCGTACGCCGGACCGGCCGCGCGCCACCTGCGGGAGGCGCTCGGGGAGGCGTACGGGATCGCAGCGGTCGTCGAGGCGCTGCCGCCGGGCACGCTCGTGCCCGAGCGCCTGCTGACCGCCGAACCCGAGGTGATGAAGCCGCGCGGGTTGTTCCGCGAGGGGGAGGACTGGAACAAGGCACTGGAGTACTACTGA
- a CDS encoding amidohydrolase family protein — MPRAVNVLDFHARLVPGDGEPGRMLAAMDAAGIGQAAVCAGGMLPLERLARQLNDGGRTETAADNEGVRRACEASGGRLLPFYFADPVRDVEAYGKCAFDFRGLEISPAVHGGRLDDPGVGELVDIAGIAGHPVYLVTVAQPGARPADLVRLAARFPHVTFVWGHCGHTGLDITGLNTVAGSPNVLAELSGCLTVTARLAVARLGARRVLFGTEYPLQQPEVELCKIAALDLDRPDREAVLGANARRVLCEETPWKQP, encoded by the coding sequence GTGCCACGAGCTGTGAACGTCCTCGACTTCCACGCGCGGCTCGTCCCCGGCGACGGCGAGCCGGGTCGGATGCTGGCGGCCATGGACGCGGCCGGGATCGGGCAGGCGGCCGTCTGCGCGGGCGGGATGCTGCCCCTGGAAAGGCTGGCCCGGCAGCTCAACGACGGCGGGCGCACCGAGACGGCGGCCGACAACGAGGGCGTACGGCGGGCGTGTGAGGCGTCCGGTGGACGGTTGCTGCCGTTCTACTTCGCCGACCCCGTACGCGACGTGGAGGCGTACGGGAAATGTGCCTTCGACTTTCGTGGCCTGGAGATCTCGCCCGCCGTGCACGGGGGACGGCTGGACGACCCCGGCGTCGGCGAGCTGGTCGACATCGCCGGGATCGCCGGGCACCCGGTCTATCTGGTGACCGTGGCCCAGCCCGGCGCGCGACCGGCCGACCTGGTGCGGCTGGCCGCGAGGTTCCCGCACGTGACCTTCGTGTGGGGGCACTGCGGGCACACCGGGCTCGACATCACCGGGCTGAACACCGTCGCCGGCAGCCCCAACGTGCTGGCCGAGCTCTCCGGCTGCCTCACCGTCACCGCGCGGCTGGCCGTGGCCCGGCTCGGCGCCCGCCGCGTGCTGTTCGGCACCGAGTACCCGCTGCAGCAACCGGAGGTGGAGCTGTGCAAGATCGCCGCGCTCGATCTCGACCGGCCGGACCGCGAAGCCGTCCTCGGCGCCAACGCGCGCCGGGTGCTCTGCGAGGAGACGCCATGGAAACAACCCTGA
- a CDS encoding 3-dehydroquinate synthase II family protein, translating to MSAKLCWLDLRAAGDTKRAVTEEAVHQRFDAVLAGDPADLAGLPPTVTRVLVVTGDRLPADLGAADLVLVTPGTPVDAGQHPGVRFGEHHDVTDRASLDRACDAVRRDGVTLLSFADPTNIPMEIVLAAAARTSGTIITAAGGVDDALVHLSVLEHGPDGVLLTAPRPGDATRLAGLVRAPSPKLDLVTLTVTGVRHVGAGERACVDTCTYLRPDEGILVGSWARALMLCVSETHPLPYMPTRPFRVNAGAIMSYTLADAEHTRYLSELSAGDTVLAVGADGRTRKVTVGRVKIETRPLLAIDATDPDGGPVNLIVQDDWHVRVLGPGAAVLNTTELQPGDEILGHLPGRERHVGYPIDELCHEL from the coding sequence ATGAGCGCGAAGCTGTGCTGGCTCGACCTGCGGGCGGCCGGCGACACCAAGCGGGCCGTCACCGAGGAGGCCGTGCATCAGCGGTTCGACGCGGTGCTGGCCGGCGACCCGGCCGACCTTGCCGGGCTGCCGCCGACCGTCACCCGCGTGCTGGTGGTGACCGGCGACCGGCTGCCGGCCGACCTCGGCGCGGCCGACCTCGTGCTCGTCACCCCGGGCACGCCCGTCGACGCCGGACAGCACCCGGGTGTGCGGTTCGGGGAGCACCACGACGTCACCGACCGGGCGAGCCTGGACCGGGCCTGCGACGCCGTGCGCCGCGACGGGGTGACGCTGCTCAGCTTCGCCGACCCCACCAACATCCCGATGGAGATCGTGCTGGCCGCGGCCGCCCGGACCTCCGGCACCATCATCACGGCGGCGGGCGGGGTCGACGACGCGCTGGTGCACCTCAGCGTCCTCGAGCACGGCCCCGACGGGGTGCTGCTGACCGCTCCCCGGCCCGGCGACGCGACCCGGCTGGCCGGCCTGGTGCGCGCCCCCTCGCCCAAACTCGACCTGGTCACGCTGACCGTCACGGGCGTCCGGCACGTCGGCGCCGGCGAACGGGCCTGCGTCGACACGTGCACCTACCTGCGGCCCGACGAGGGGATCCTGGTCGGCTCATGGGCGCGGGCGCTGATGCTGTGCGTCAGCGAGACCCACCCGCTGCCCTACATGCCGACCCGGCCGTTCCGGGTCAACGCCGGCGCGATCATGTCGTACACGCTCGCGGACGCCGAGCACACGCGCTACCTCAGCGAGCTGTCGGCGGGGGACACCGTGCTGGCGGTGGGCGCGGACGGGCGTACGCGGAAAGTGACCGTGGGCCGGGTGAAGATCGAGACCCGGCCGCTGTTGGCGATCGACGCCACCGACCCCGACGGCGGGCCGGTCAACCTGATCGTCCAGGACGACTGGCACGTACGGGTGCTCGGGCCGGGCGCGGCGGTGCTCAACACGACCGAGCTCCAGCCGGGCGACGAGATCTTGGGGCACCTGCCGGGCCGGGAACGGCACGTCGGGTACCCCATCGACGAACTGTGCCACGAGCTGTGA
- a CDS encoding 2-amino-3,7-dideoxy-D-threo-hept-6-ulosonate synthase: MYANGSFARRLRLRRLQRHRTGLLVVPLDHAIGAGPLAHRGTLDGLLARLADGGADAVVLHKGAVRRVRPERFREMSLILHLNAGTGLAADPDAKYPVATVAEALRLGAEAVSVHVNVGSRTEDRQIAHLAATAEQCDRWGMPLLAMMYVRGPGITDGRDPARVAHALIIAAELGADLVKTALPDDPAAIARITAACPVPVLAAGGDAADGDATITRLESALRAGASGIAAGRAVFTADDPGAVTARLSGLVHGHRVPVGVR; encoded by the coding sequence GTGTACGCCAATGGATCCTTCGCCCGGCGCCTGCGACTGCGCCGGCTCCAACGGCACCGGACCGGCCTGCTGGTGGTGCCGCTCGACCATGCCATCGGCGCCGGGCCCCTCGCCCATCGGGGCACCCTCGACGGTCTGCTGGCCCGGCTCGCCGACGGCGGCGCCGACGCCGTGGTGCTGCACAAGGGGGCCGTACGCCGGGTCCGCCCCGAGCGGTTCCGCGAGATGTCGCTGATCCTGCACCTCAACGCCGGCACCGGCCTGGCCGCCGACCCGGACGCCAAATACCCCGTCGCCACCGTGGCGGAGGCGCTGCGGCTCGGCGCCGAGGCCGTCAGCGTGCACGTCAACGTGGGCTCACGCACCGAGGACCGGCAGATCGCCCACCTGGCGGCGACGGCCGAGCAGTGCGACCGCTGGGGCATGCCGCTGCTGGCCATGATGTACGTCCGCGGCCCCGGCATCACCGACGGCCGTGACCCCGCCCGCGTCGCCCACGCGCTGATCATCGCCGCCGAGCTCGGCGCCGACCTGGTCAAGACGGCCCTGCCCGACGACCCGGCGGCGATCGCCCGGATCACCGCGGCCTGCCCGGTCCCGGTGCTCGCGGCCGGCGGCGACGCGGCCGACGGCGACGCCACGATCACCCGGCTCGAGTCGGCGCTGCGGGCCGGGGCTTCCGGGATCGCCGCCGGTCGCGCGGTCTTCACGGCCGACGACCCGGGTGCGGTCACCGCCCGCCTGTCGGGGCTCGTGCACGGGCACCGCGTACCGGTCGGCGTCCGATGA
- a CDS encoding helix-turn-helix transcriptional regulator: MTDRIVGRDRELELLHRALDDTGRGTGGWHVMLGPPGIGKSKLLRAAGDYAFEHDIAVAAREAFRHDMAAPLVTLAGALQACSPPAADFAWMSEGDSGDTGNYARIYRLRESLERYAAQRPLLIVIDDAHWMDELSALAIRELVPALASAPVRWLLAGRSKQTDAAGWQTLNWLAERGTPIRLDVLDDPSTELLCEEMLGAKVDATVLAMVSGCGGNPLRIEQLLTALRTTEQIVIADGTATVVGDDLPSSFVTTVRDIMGTLSEQAQWLIKATSVLDRPFDIETAARLMGSEPAGLFELIDEAIASGILVEDKDGMAFGHDLVHQAIRNTLGAARAQHLHAEAAALAREHGRPTAEIAAHLLHSGRRGAAAAVSMLRDNAASVATSAPGAAADLMLQALHAVDENEPGRTEMIADTVGLLASAARIDQAQQLGEQALRAGLEPRTKATLLLGLSEASKHAGQNRRAAEYAEDGLSQPDIAPPVRARLHAIHAHATFYLDDYRTADQSGTAADRTGREQEPGAAVFGLTARSLVAQAEGRLDDAYKHAATATELADRTGATALHRHPRIWLANALTSLDRFDEAERALRRGRQEAQGLGTAWAQPLLHYYSAQLLIARGHLDDAAAEADAGVALAEQLTAYQLTVPLLGTLIRLAVLRGDLGQAAAFRDRMTELMATGISAAVEDVAWPLATLIAAQGDPAGAVRLVRDLYDRIDDRPTLITQNPAATPALVRLAVTIGDRERATRVVDSAARLAARNPASHTLAGAAAHAAGLLRREPEQLHLAIAQFRLTDRPLALATALQDAAAQSRVADRAAAQDFYDEANALLVRAGATGSQERLLAELGGWRGTGTPAAAEPAPGRPSLLDPLSPAERQVALLVATGMTNIAAARQLHLSPHTVDSHLRKVFQKLDIHSRVELAAVVTREGAT, translated from the coding sequence ATGACCGACCGCATAGTCGGCCGTGACCGCGAGCTCGAGCTGCTGCATCGAGCCCTCGACGACACCGGCCGCGGCACGGGCGGCTGGCACGTCATGCTCGGGCCGCCCGGCATCGGCAAGAGCAAGCTGCTGCGCGCCGCCGGCGACTACGCCTTCGAGCACGACATCGCGGTCGCCGCCCGCGAGGCGTTCCGCCACGACATGGCCGCACCCCTGGTCACCCTGGCCGGGGCGTTGCAGGCGTGCAGCCCGCCGGCCGCCGACTTCGCCTGGATGTCCGAGGGCGACTCCGGCGACACCGGCAACTACGCCCGCATCTACCGGCTGCGCGAGTCGCTGGAACGCTACGCGGCTCAGCGCCCGCTGCTCATCGTGATCGACGACGCGCACTGGATGGACGAGCTGAGCGCGCTGGCCATCCGCGAACTCGTGCCCGCGCTCGCCTCGGCCCCGGTCCGCTGGCTGCTGGCCGGCCGCTCCAAGCAGACCGACGCCGCCGGCTGGCAGACCCTGAACTGGCTGGCCGAACGCGGCACCCCGATCCGGCTCGACGTGCTCGACGACCCGTCCACCGAGCTGCTCTGCGAGGAGATGCTGGGCGCCAAGGTGGACGCGACGGTGCTGGCCATGGTCTCCGGCTGCGGCGGCAACCCGCTGCGCATCGAGCAACTGCTGACCGCGCTGCGCACCACCGAGCAGATCGTGATCGCCGACGGCACCGCCACCGTGGTCGGCGACGACCTGCCGTCGAGCTTCGTGACCACCGTCCGCGACATCATGGGCACCCTGTCCGAACAGGCCCAATGGCTGATCAAGGCCACCTCGGTGCTCGACCGGCCGTTCGACATCGAGACCGCGGCCCGCCTCATGGGCAGCGAGCCGGCCGGCCTGTTCGAGCTGATCGACGAGGCCATCGCGTCGGGCATCCTGGTCGAGGACAAGGACGGCATGGCCTTCGGCCACGACCTGGTGCACCAGGCCATCCGCAACACGCTGGGCGCAGCCCGGGCCCAGCACCTGCACGCCGAGGCCGCTGCCCTGGCCCGCGAGCACGGCCGGCCGACCGCCGAGATCGCCGCGCACCTGCTGCACAGCGGACGCCGGGGCGCGGCCGCCGCGGTCAGCATGCTGCGCGACAACGCGGCCTCGGTTGCCACCAGCGCGCCCGGCGCCGCCGCCGACCTGATGCTGCAGGCACTGCACGCGGTCGACGAGAACGAGCCCGGCCGCACCGAGATGATCGCCGACACCGTCGGACTGCTGGCCTCGGCCGCCCGCATCGACCAGGCCCAGCAACTCGGCGAACAGGCACTGCGGGCCGGCCTCGAACCCCGGACGAAGGCGACGCTGCTGCTCGGGCTCTCGGAGGCGTCCAAGCACGCCGGGCAGAACCGGCGGGCCGCCGAGTACGCCGAGGACGGGCTGAGCCAGCCGGACATCGCCCCGCCCGTACGGGCCCGCCTGCACGCCATCCACGCCCACGCCACGTTCTACCTCGACGACTACCGCACGGCCGACCAATCCGGGACGGCGGCCGACCGAACAGGCCGCGAGCAGGAGCCCGGCGCCGCTGTCTTCGGGCTCACCGCGCGCAGCCTGGTCGCGCAGGCCGAGGGACGCCTCGACGACGCGTACAAACACGCCGCCACCGCCACCGAGCTGGCCGACCGCACCGGCGCCACGGCCCTGCACCGGCACCCGCGCATCTGGCTGGCCAACGCCCTGACCTCTCTCGACCGCTTCGACGAGGCCGAACGGGCCCTGCGCCGCGGCCGCCAGGAAGCCCAGGGCCTCGGCACCGCCTGGGCCCAGCCGCTGCTGCACTACTACTCCGCCCAGCTGCTCATCGCCCGCGGCCACCTCGACGACGCCGCCGCCGAGGCCGACGCCGGGGTGGCCCTGGCCGAACAGCTCACCGCCTACCAGCTGACCGTCCCGCTGCTCGGCACCCTCATCCGGCTGGCCGTGCTGCGGGGCGACCTCGGCCAGGCGGCCGCCTTCCGCGACCGGATGACCGAACTCATGGCCACCGGCATCAGCGCCGCCGTGGAAGACGTGGCGTGGCCCCTCGCCACGCTGATCGCCGCGCAGGGCGACCCCGCCGGGGCCGTCCGGCTCGTGCGCGACCTCTACGACCGGATCGACGACCGGCCCACGCTGATCACGCAGAACCCGGCCGCCACCCCGGCCCTGGTCCGCCTGGCCGTGACCATCGGCGACCGGGAACGCGCGACCAGGGTGGTCGACTCCGCCGCCCGGCTCGCCGCCCGCAACCCGGCCTCACACACCCTGGCCGGGGCGGCCGCCCACGCCGCCGGGCTGCTGCGCCGCGAGCCCGAGCAGCTGCACCTCGCGATCGCCCAGTTCCGGCTCACCGACCGGCCCCTCGCCCTGGCCACAGCCCTGCAGGACGCGGCGGCGCAGAGCCGGGTCGCCGACCGGGCCGCCGCCCAGGACTTCTACGACGAGGCGAACGCGCTGCTCGTCCGGGCCGGGGCCACCGGCTCCCAGGAGCGCCTGCTCGCCGAGCTGGGCGGCTGGCGCGGCACCGGCACCCCGGCCGCCGCCGAGCCGGCCCCGGGCAGACCCTCGCTGCTCGACCCGCTCTCGCCCGCGGAACGGCAGGTCGCGCTGCTCGTCGCCACCGGCATGACCAACATCGCGGCGGCCCGGCAACTGCATCTGTCACCGCACACCGTGGACAGTCACCTGCGGAAGGTCTTCCAGAAGCTGGACATCCACAGCCGCGTCGAGCTGGCCGCGGTGGTCACCCGGGAGGGCGCCACGTAA
- a CDS encoding FAD-dependent monooxygenase produces the protein MSVTQTPVLVVGAGLAGCVLALELAHHGVPSIVVERSARPPRHSEPSLVTGRGMELLRRLGLAEAIRSEGADPDAPATVVWSRAIGEEPVLVSSTPSANELRRQYANAGGSAPIEPYVLLTGAGLTTRLRTAVRANRLIELREGWTFTDLRLDAGRTVATVFDGAARVRHEIEADHLAGCDGAQSTVRRCLGVPLRDAITPARHCTVSFRSETLRPAYPALSTITTDGTALIRRDAHDLWIGHVPLDQDDADLTNPAALLSKRLGPRPYEIVGVTPWQEALGVAGTYRRGTAYLVGESAHRFHPPSATVDTCLADAVDLGWKLAAAVQRWGGPHLLGSYEGERRRQAMLERETLSRRLEVRLRFGRLAAAGASPDSLATLLRRQPPDVDPAGATTSHHATSPVVWHDGPEPAGTRLPAVRLRDGRHLFDLLGPQFTLIDLTRGPDGRSLLAAAVARGIPMAHLPVDDPGLRSAWRSHLVLVRPDQHIAWRAAGPPSDWDAVLDVVTGHRERDHVTT, from the coding sequence ATGTCCGTAACGCAAACGCCGGTGCTCGTCGTCGGGGCCGGCCTGGCCGGTTGCGTGCTCGCGCTCGAACTCGCCCACCACGGCGTGCCCAGCATCGTCGTCGAGCGTTCGGCCCGGCCACCCCGGCATTCCGAGCCCAGCCTGGTCACCGGGCGCGGCATGGAACTGCTGCGCCGGCTCGGGCTGGCCGAGGCGATCCGCTCCGAGGGGGCCGACCCGGACGCCCCGGCCACCGTCGTCTGGAGCCGCGCCATCGGCGAGGAACCGGTGCTGGTCAGCTCGACGCCGTCGGCCAACGAGTTGCGCCGGCAGTACGCGAACGCCGGTGGCAGCGCCCCGATCGAGCCGTACGTGCTGCTCACGGGGGCTGGGCTGACCACGCGGCTGCGAACGGCCGTGCGGGCGAACCGGCTGATCGAGCTGCGCGAGGGCTGGACCTTCACCGACCTGCGCCTCGACGCCGGCCGTACGGTCGCGACGGTGTTCGACGGGGCCGCCCGCGTCCGCCACGAGATCGAAGCGGATCACCTGGCCGGGTGCGACGGGGCGCAGAGCACGGTTCGCCGCTGCCTGGGCGTCCCGCTGCGGGACGCGATCACCCCGGCCCGGCACTGCACGGTCTCCTTCCGCAGCGAAACGCTCCGGCCGGCGTACCCGGCCCTGTCCACGATCACCACCGACGGCACGGCCCTGATCCGGCGCGACGCACACGACCTGTGGATCGGGCACGTGCCGCTCGACCAGGACGACGCCGACCTGACCAACCCGGCGGCCCTGCTCAGCAAGCGGCTCGGTCCCCGGCCGTACGAGATCGTCGGGGTCACGCCGTGGCAGGAGGCGCTGGGCGTCGCCGGCACGTACCGGCGTGGCACGGCCTACCTGGTCGGTGAGTCCGCGCACCGGTTCCACCCGCCCAGCGCCACCGTGGACACCTGCCTCGCCGACGCTGTCGACCTGGGGTGGAAGCTGGCGGCGGCGGTGCAGCGCTGGGGTGGGCCGCACCTGCTCGGCAGCTACGAGGGCGAGCGCCGGCGCCAGGCGATGCTGGAACGCGAGACCCTGTCGCGCCGGCTGGAGGTGCGCCTGAGGTTCGGGCGGCTTGCCGCGGCCGGCGCCTCCCCCGACAGCCTGGCCACCCTGCTGCGCCGGCAGCCGCCCGACGTCGACCCGGCCGGCGCCACCACCAGCCACCACGCCACGTCGCCGGTGGTCTGGCACGACGGTCCCGAACCGGCCGGCACCCGGCTGCCGGCCGTCCGGCTGCGCGACGGGCGGCATCTGTTCGACCTGCTCGGCCCGCAGTTCACCCTGATCGACCTGACCCGCGGCCCGGACGGGCGGTCGCTCCTCGCGGCGGCGGTGGCGCGCGGCATCCCGATGGCCCACCTGCCGGTCGACGACCCCGGCCTGCGCTCGGCCTGGCGCAGCCACCTGGTGCTGGTGCGCCCCGACCAGCACATCGCCTGGCGGGCGGCCGGGCCGCCGTCCGATTGGGACGCCGTTCTCGACGTCGTCACGGGACATCGCGAGCGGGATCACGTGACCACGTGA